In the genome of Carya illinoinensis cultivar Pawnee chromosome 13, C.illinoinensisPawnee_v1, whole genome shotgun sequence, the window AAACTAAGGAACGGAAATCTGGAAGGCAAGGAGGGAAGCACTACAGATTCTTCCGGCAGCTAGAAGCAATCTATGGAGAAGCAAGCAATAATGCCACGGTTTCAGATACCCATCTTGCTAGAAACAGCCTTCCTAATTATCAGATTCCACATAATGTGATTAACCAAGAAAATCGAGAAGTTGATCTTCAGACCCCAAGGCTATCTGATCAGAGCCTTAGTTTCTCTAACTCATCTGAATTCGAGACTTCGTCCTCGGAAAACAGGATGAATTATCAATCAATAGAGAAGCAGATAGGGGTGAATGAGATCAGGCCGCAACGTTACACAAGGAATAAGAAGAACTGGAAAGCAAAGATTGAGGATTTCGTGGACTCACAAATGAGGAAGATCATGGACACACAAGAGGTTTGGATGGATAGGTTGTTGAAGACCATTGAACATAGAGAGCAGGAGAGAGTGTCCAAAGAGGAAGAATGGAGGAAGCAAGAGGCAGCCCGGTTTGATCAGGAAGTACATCATATCTGGActaaagagagagagtgggttGAAGCTCGAGATGCAGCATTAATGGAAGCTTTAAAGAAATTTATAGGGAAAGGACTAGAAGTGTCCCAATCAGCTGAGCCAATGGCTGTAGAAACTCGGAGCCACACAGAAAGCCAGGATGAAAATGGGAAGGAAATTTCATACATTAACAACAGCAGATGGACAGAATTGGAGGTTTCAAGTTTAATAGAGCTGAGAACTAGCTTGGAACTGCGGTTTCAAGATGGTGGGCATTTGGACGAAAGTCTTTGGGAGGAGATAGCTGCAAAAATGGGTTCTTTTGGCTATGACAGGAGTGCAGTCGAGTACAAAGAAAAATGGCAGCATATCAGCATTTATTATAACAAGGCAATAATGGAGTGTGACAAGAAGCGCAAGGAGGATTTAGATTTGAGAACCGGCAGTTATTTTCAGCAATTTGATTACTATCTTGGACAGGAAATTTCTAAACAAAGGCCAGAGAGCATGGGGCTTCAGCTGATGAATGAGGGTAGTCTTCCACCTTCAAGTTCCAATGATAGGGCCCAGGCCGAAGTCCATCGACATGGCTTTCGCCATGAAGGAGAAAACATGTGGGAGAAATATGGTGTCAGGTACTACAAGGGAAAGACCAGCAAGTTTAATTAGCTCAAACAAGAAAGTACTTCAgttcttcaaatctcaaaattacAAACCGAAGTAATTAACTTCTTCAGGATTAAGGTAAGATCAATTTCTTTGGCTTGAAAGATAGGTTTGCTTTTCGGTGTAAAAGTTTTGTGACTTGGGATGTGAATATGCTGTtcatgagttcttcaatctggaATCTTGGAGATTCTAAATGCCAAATATACGACATCATGTTTTTTCATGTCAAGATATTTTCCGATCGAGGGGATCATGAGCTAATATGCTAGCTA includes:
- the LOC122290762 gene encoding trihelix transcription factor PTL-like — its product is MGDQYGLPDFRQFMVGRTHFPSIAQPTESFFPQRNAAAPLHYEPIMVGEVLPRGLVGFAHDSPSSVTPTTATATSSAAATLCGSVQMDSGWMGYDVENTRWPRQETLTLLEIRSRLDSKFKESNQKGPLWDEVSRLMAEEYGYQRSGKKCKEKFENLYKYYKKTKERKSGRQGGKHYRFFRQLEAIYGEASNNATVSDTHLARNSLPNYQIPHNVINQENREVDLQTPRLSDQSLSFSNSSEFETSSSENRMNYQSIEKQIGVNEIRPQRYTRNKKNWKAKIEDFVDSQMRKIMDTQEVWMDRLLKTIEHREQERVSKEEEWRKQEAARFDQEVHHIWTKEREWVEARDAALMEALKKFIGKGLEVSQSAEPMAVETRSHTESQDENGKEISYINNSRWTELEVSSLIELRTSLELRFQDGGHLDESLWEEIAAKMGSFGYDRSAVEYKEKWQHISIYYNKAIMECDKKRKEDLDLRTGSYFQQFDYYLGQEISKQRPESMGLQLMNEGSLPPSSSNDRAQAEVHRHGFRHEGENMWEKYGVRYYKGKTSKFN